In Anaerolineales bacterium, a single genomic region encodes these proteins:
- a CDS encoding 4Fe-4S binding protein — translation MPGKREWKWFWRSQGSKDFHREAQTVSDYSWFDFLHGYVYGRWPYLYIAAGRGEHWLSGVVKFVGAIVAWFQPRPEPDVEAHTFADAYHGKVVTPQAARQLVTVQEDVDLGDLEQIIPYKMARDIVLKNPDHIAVLDCACRSSKPDPCRPLDVCMVIGEPFAGFVIDHHPDRARWITQAQAEKILEEEHERGHVHHAFFKDAMFGRFYAICNCCSCCCAAMDSFRRGSGMLASSGYVARVDADECIACGECSEICPFEAIEADGDLVIVDEVACMGCGVCVSVCPPQALTLVLDATKSPPLEIRELIQQAGS, via the coding sequence ATGCCAGGCAAGCGTGAATGGAAGTGGTTTTGGCGGTCGCAGGGTTCTAAGGATTTTCACCGAGAAGCGCAAACGGTTTCAGATTATTCCTGGTTCGATTTTCTGCATGGCTACGTCTACGGACGTTGGCCCTATCTCTACATCGCCGCCGGCCGCGGCGAGCATTGGCTGTCGGGGGTGGTGAAATTTGTGGGGGCGATCGTGGCATGGTTTCAGCCGCGCCCTGAGCCGGACGTGGAGGCGCACACGTTCGCGGACGCGTATCACGGCAAGGTCGTTACCCCGCAAGCCGCTCGCCAGTTGGTCACGGTGCAGGAGGATGTCGATCTCGGGGATCTCGAACAGATCATCCCTTACAAGATGGCGCGCGACATTGTACTCAAAAACCCCGATCATATCGCCGTACTTGATTGCGCCTGCCGTTCGAGCAAGCCCGATCCTTGCCGGCCGCTGGACGTGTGTATGGTGATCGGCGAACCCTTTGCCGGCTTCGTGATCGATCATCATCCAGACCGGGCACGTTGGATCACCCAGGCGCAGGCGGAAAAAATCCTCGAAGAGGAGCACGAACGCGGACACGTGCATCATGCTTTTTTCAAGGATGCGATGTTCGGCCGCTTCTATGCGATCTGCAACTGCTGTTCCTGCTGCTGCGCGGCGATGGACTCCTTCCGGCGAGGATCGGGAATGTTGGCCAGTTCCGGCTATGTTGCCCGTGTCGATGCGGACGAATGCATTGCGTGTGGCGAGTGCAGTGAAATCTGCCCGTTCGAAGCTATCGAAGCGGATGGGGATCTGGTGATTGTGGACGAGGTCGCATGTATGGGCTGCGGGGTGTGTGTTTCGGTTTGCCCGCCGCAGGCGCTTACGCTGGTGCTGGACGCGACCAAGAGTCCGCCGCTGGAGATTCGAGAGCTCATCCAGCAAGCCGGCAGTTAA
- a CDS encoding aminotransferase class IV yields MPIPAAILARSGKIEPAPYQAEDMSALARLEPSGIYTVARTYHGDQAVLLDAHFDRMEDSARLEDIPLDLDRQGIRRCLRKLIEESGFEEARFRLTIPRDRPDRVIIALEPLDLDVIARQREGVTASTLYVPRENPRAKRTEWVTVRNQARGQLQPGAAVGLRLSADGTISEGFSSNFYAVKDGVLRTAQDDILFGISRQIVLTVAPEILPVELHPIHEDVIPDLQEAFRSSSSRGITPIVRINGNPIGDGKPGPKTLALMQAFDAWVEAHLEPI; encoded by the coding sequence ATGCCCATCCCCGCCGCCATTCTCGCCCGATCGGGAAAAATAGAGCCCGCACCCTACCAGGCCGAGGACATGTCCGCTCTGGCCAGGCTCGAACCGTCCGGGATCTACACCGTCGCCCGCACCTATCACGGCGATCAAGCCGTTTTGCTGGATGCACATTTCGACCGCATGGAGGACTCGGCGCGCCTGGAAGATATTCCCCTCGACCTCGACCGGCAAGGCATCCGCCGCTGCTTACGCAAACTCATCGAAGAGTCTGGTTTCGAGGAAGCCAGATTCCGTCTGACCATTCCCCGCGACCGGCCCGATCGAGTCATCATCGCCCTGGAGCCTTTGGACCTGGACGTGATTGCCCGCCAACGCGAGGGCGTGACGGCCAGCACGCTCTACGTGCCGCGCGAAAATCCTCGCGCCAAACGCACCGAATGGGTGACCGTTCGAAATCAGGCGCGCGGGCAGCTTCAGCCGGGTGCTGCTGTGGGCCTGCGGCTGTCGGCCGACGGGACGATCAGCGAGGGGTTCAGCAGCAATTTCTATGCGGTGAAAGACGGCGTATTACGCACGGCGCAGGACGACATCCTCTTCGGCATCTCCCGCCAGATCGTGCTCACGGTTGCCCCGGAAATCCTTCCGGTCGAGCTCCACCCCATCCACGAAGATGTAATCCCCGATCTGCAGGAAGCTTTTCGCAGCAGCAGCAGCCGCGGCATAACGCCGATCGTACGCATTAATGGAAATCCCATCGGCGACGGAAAGCCCGGTCCAAAGACGCTGGCGCTCATGCAGGCATTCGACGCCTGGGTGGAAGCGCACCTCGAACCCATCTGA